The Narcine bancroftii isolate sNarBan1 unplaced genomic scaffold, sNarBan1.hap1 Scaffold_275, whole genome shotgun sequence genome window below encodes:
- the LOC138750829 gene encoding NACHT, LRR and PYD domains-containing protein 3-like isoform X4, with translation MWIHFRDIQKKHKEELRKKTEKLRMKTIQANEAVKIFQLVDRYAQLTVVSTIRDLKLVEHELLARGQEHEVWREKHLQKELELIQTDKLFCSSFSRSKSKFGSSTAVIGVPGIGKTTMVQKIVHDWATGKIYHKFQFVFSFKFRDLNDINCRVNLQELILDQYPYLQHLLREIWKFPEEILFIFDGLDEYNTRIDFADNRRNTEPKYMCTDPECWCAVSDIVYGLIQRKLLPGCSVLVTSRPTALNLLERAEIDVWAEILGFDHEERKEYFNKIFEDQTAAAALFKHVEENQILYTMSFNPSYCWILGQTLGPFFMKGKKLHRIPKTITELYSCYICNILKNHSFKKERDVMLKIGEMAFEGISEKNIVFKEGDLIKYNLQPSQFLSGFVMELLERDDTTQSVVYTFPHLTIQEFVAALAQFLTASPEDMKKLFEKAHREEDQRYELLLRFLAGFSSQSNQLLEEFLGEFPSEKIIQVIDWIGEEVHKQLVNTNSKASKRNLLNLFHYLFESQNRPLVKSTVGLVKKVTFSGLQMNPIDCAVLTNVIELCDTIKELDLQNCSIQYDGLQWLGRGLHKCEVLRLRDNKFGDSGVKLLSAVLKEPNCKIQQLMLNVNNLTADCTGDLSSALSKNQSLLELDLSNNKLEDAGMKNLSVFLKNPDSKIQYLRLNANSFTAACINDLSSALSTNQSLISLYLGNNELGDAGVRQFFKDLKNIQELGLENNNLSACCMKDLATTISEYQSLRSLNLSCNNLGDSGLKALSEALKKPNQRLEQLHLCSAKLTASCASDVASVLSISCTLKVLDLGGNKLEDHGMKLLCEALKNNSNSKIQTLQLWKNYLHDSCAEDLVSGLSGVCSLRKLNLSSNFFTDQSVEKFRTLTRNCSSLKIIDLDDNKFSSEGRDRLLSLRNYRSRMTVIV, from the exons ATATTCAAAAGAAACACAAGGAAGAGCTCaggaaaaaaactgaaaaacTGAGAATGAAGACAATTCAGGCAAATGAGGCAGTGAAGATATTCCAGCTGGTTGATCGATATGCTCAGCTTACAGTCGTTTCAACCATTCGAGATTTGAAACTTGTAGAACATGAACTATTGGCAAGAGGCCAAGAGCATGAAGTTTGGAGAGAGAAGCATCTACAGAAAGAGCTAGAATTAATCCAAACTGATAAATTGTTCTGCAGCAGTTTTTCCCGGAGTAAATCCAAATTTGGGAGTTCAACTGCTGTGATTGGAGTTCCAGGGATTGGAAAAACAACAATGGTACAAAAGATTGTTCATGACTGGGCCACTGGAAAAATataccataaattccaatttgtgttCTCTTTCAAATTCCGTGATTTGAATGATATTAATTGCAGAGTCAACCTGCAAGAACTGATTCTGGATCAATATCCCTACCTTCAACATCTCCTGAGGGAAATCTGGAAATTTCCAGAAGAAATATTGTTTATATTTGATGGTTTAGATGAATACAACACAAGAATTGATTTTGCAGACAATCGAAGAAACACAGAGCCAAAGTACATGTGCACAGATCCAGAGTGTTGGTGTGCGGTGTCTGACATTGTGTATGGTTTAATACAACGAAAGCTACTCCCAGGATGTTCAGTGTTGGTGACCAGTCGCCCAACTGCATTAAATTTATTGGAAAGGGCTGAGATAGATGTCTGGGCTGAAATCCTGGGATTTGATCATGAAGAGCGGAAGGAATATTTTAACAAGATTTTTGAAGATCAGACAGCGGCAGCAGCTCTTTTCAAGCATGTGGAAGAGAACCAGATTCTGTACACTATGAGCTTCAACCCTTCTTATTGCTGGATCCTTGGTCAAACTCTGGGCCCTTTCTTCATGAAAGGCAAAAAATTGCATCGCATTCCAAAAACCATCACTGAATTATATTCCTGTTATATCTGCAACATCCtgaaaaaccacagttttaagAAGGAGAGGGATGTAATGCTGAAGATAGGTGAGATGGCCTTTGAAGGAATCTCTGAGAAGAACATTGTGTTTAAAGAAGGAGATTTGATCAAATACAATCTGCAACCTTCCCAgttcttgtctgggtttgtgatgGAGCTTTTAGAGAGAGATGATACTACCCAGAGTGTGGTATACACATTCCCACACCTCACAATCCAAGAGTTTGTGGCAGCACTCGCACAATTCCTAACCGCAAGTCCTGAGGATATGAAGAAGCTCTTCGAGAAAGCCCACAGGGAGGAAGATCAGCGATACGAATTACTTCTCAGATTTCTCGCTGGCTTCTCCTCACAATCAAATCAGCTCCTTGAAGAGTTCTTGGGAGAATTTCCTTCAGAAAAGATCATACAAGTTATTGACTGGATAGGTGAAGAAGTTCATAAACAGCTTGTAAACACGAACTCCAAAGCCAGTAAAAGGAACCTCCTGAACTTGTTCCACTATTTGTTCGAGTCTCAGAATCGCCCACTTGTTAAATCCACTGTTGGATTAGTGAAAAAAGTTACATTCAGTGGACTGCAAATGAATCCCATTGACTGTGCTGTCTTGACTAATGTCATTGAGTTATGTGACACAATAAAAGAACTTGACCTGCAAAATTGCTCCATTCAATATGATGGACTCCAGTGGCTGGGACGTGGACTGCATAAATGTGAAGTGTTgag ACTGAGGgacaataaatttggagattCAGGAGTGAAACTGCTGTCTGCTGTCCTAAAGGAGCCTAACTGTAAAATACAGCAACTGAT GCTGAATGTTAACAACCTTACAGCTGATTGTACTGGAGATCTCTCCTCTGCTCTCAGTAAAAATCAATCACTGCTGGAACTGGACCTGAGTAATAACAAATTAGAAGATGCAGGGATGAAAAATCTGTCTGTTTTCTTGAAGAACCCAGACAGTAAAATACAATACCTGAG actGAATGCTAACAGTTTCACAGCTGCTTGCATCAATGATCTTTCCTCTGCCCTCAGTACAAACCAGTCACTGATATCTCTGTATCTGGGGAATAATGAGTTGGGTGATGCTGGGGTGCGACAATTCTTCAAGGATCTGAAGAACATACAGGAATTGGG TCTGGAAAATAACAATCTCTCTGCTTGCTGCATGAAGGACCTTGCTACCACTATCAGTGAGTACCAGTCACTGAGATCTCTGAACTTAAGTTGTAATAACCTGGGGGATTCAGGGCTGAAAGCACTCTCTGAAGCTCTGAAGAAACCTAACCAAAGGCTAGAGCAATTGCA TCTTTGCTCAGCTAAGCTCACAGCTTCTTGTGCCAGTGATGTTGCATCTGTGCTCAGTATAAGCTGCACACTGAAGGTTTTGGACCTGGGTGGTAATAAACTAGAAGATCACGGCATGAAATTGCTGTGTGAGGCTTTGAAGAACAACTCAAACTCTAAAATACAAACACTACA GTTATGGAAAAATTACCTTCATGATTCATGTGCTGAAGATCTTGTCTCTGGTCTCTCTGGAGTCTGCTCATTGAGGAAGCTGAACCTTTCATCTAACTTCTTTACAGACCAATCTGTTGAAAAATTCCGAACCCTCACAAGGAACTGCAGCAGCTTGAAAATTATTGA CCTGGATGATAATAAGTTCAGTTCAGAGGGGCGTGACCGCCTGCTGTCGCTGCGGAACTACAGATCCAGAATGACAGTGATTGTGTGA
- the LOC138750829 gene encoding NACHT, LRR and PYD domains-containing protein 3-like isoform X5 has protein sequence MKTIQANEAVKIFQLVDRYAQLTVVSTIRDLKLVEHELLARGQEHEVWREKHLQKELELIQTDKLFCSSFSRSKSKFGSSTAVIGVPGIGKTTMVQKIVHDWATGKIYHKFQFVFSFKFRDLNDINCRVNLQELILDQYPYLQHLLREIWKFPEEILFIFDGLDEYNTRIDFADNRRNTEPKYMCTDPECWCAVSDIVYGLIQRKLLPGCSVLVTSRPTALNLLERAEIDVWAEILGFDHEERKEYFNKIFEDQTAAAALFKHVEENQILYTMSFNPSYCWILGQTLGPFFMKGKKLHRIPKTITELYSCYICNILKNHSFKKERDVMLKIGEMAFEGISEKNIVFKEGDLIKYNLQPSQFLSGFVMELLERDDTTQSVVYTFPHLTIQEFVAALAQFLTASPEDMKKLFEKAHREEDQRYELLLRFLAGFSSQSNQLLEEFLGEFPSEKIIQVIDWIGEEVHKQLVNTNSKASKRNLLNLFHYLFESQNRPLVKSTVGLVKKVTFSGLQMNPIDCAVLTNVIELCDTIKELDLQNCSIQYDGLQWLGRGLHKCEVLRLRDNKFGDSGVKLLSAVLKEPNCKIQQLMLNVNNLTADCTGDLSSALSKNQSLLELDLSNNKLEDAGMKNLSVFLKNPDSKIQYLRLNANSFTAACINDLSSALSTNQSLISLYLGNNELGDAGVRQFFKDLKNIQELGLENNNLSACCMKDLATTISEYQSLRSLNLSCNNLGDSGLKALSEALKKPNQRLEQLHLCSAKLTASCASDVASVLSISCTLKVLDLGGNKLEDHGMKLLCEALKNNSNSKIQTLQLWKNYLHDSCAEDLVSGLSGVCSLRKLNLSSNFFTDQSVEKFRTLTRNCSSLKIIDLDDNKFSSEGRDRLLSLRNYRSRMTVIV, from the exons ATGAAGACAATTCAGGCAAATGAGGCAGTGAAGATATTCCAGCTGGTTGATCGATATGCTCAGCTTACAGTCGTTTCAACCATTCGAGATTTGAAACTTGTAGAACATGAACTATTGGCAAGAGGCCAAGAGCATGAAGTTTGGAGAGAGAAGCATCTACAGAAAGAGCTAGAATTAATCCAAACTGATAAATTGTTCTGCAGCAGTTTTTCCCGGAGTAAATCCAAATTTGGGAGTTCAACTGCTGTGATTGGAGTTCCAGGGATTGGAAAAACAACAATGGTACAAAAGATTGTTCATGACTGGGCCACTGGAAAAATataccataaattccaatttgtgttCTCTTTCAAATTCCGTGATTTGAATGATATTAATTGCAGAGTCAACCTGCAAGAACTGATTCTGGATCAATATCCCTACCTTCAACATCTCCTGAGGGAAATCTGGAAATTTCCAGAAGAAATATTGTTTATATTTGATGGTTTAGATGAATACAACACAAGAATTGATTTTGCAGACAATCGAAGAAACACAGAGCCAAAGTACATGTGCACAGATCCAGAGTGTTGGTGTGCGGTGTCTGACATTGTGTATGGTTTAATACAACGAAAGCTACTCCCAGGATGTTCAGTGTTGGTGACCAGTCGCCCAACTGCATTAAATTTATTGGAAAGGGCTGAGATAGATGTCTGGGCTGAAATCCTGGGATTTGATCATGAAGAGCGGAAGGAATATTTTAACAAGATTTTTGAAGATCAGACAGCGGCAGCAGCTCTTTTCAAGCATGTGGAAGAGAACCAGATTCTGTACACTATGAGCTTCAACCCTTCTTATTGCTGGATCCTTGGTCAAACTCTGGGCCCTTTCTTCATGAAAGGCAAAAAATTGCATCGCATTCCAAAAACCATCACTGAATTATATTCCTGTTATATCTGCAACATCCtgaaaaaccacagttttaagAAGGAGAGGGATGTAATGCTGAAGATAGGTGAGATGGCCTTTGAAGGAATCTCTGAGAAGAACATTGTGTTTAAAGAAGGAGATTTGATCAAATACAATCTGCAACCTTCCCAgttcttgtctgggtttgtgatgGAGCTTTTAGAGAGAGATGATACTACCCAGAGTGTGGTATACACATTCCCACACCTCACAATCCAAGAGTTTGTGGCAGCACTCGCACAATTCCTAACCGCAAGTCCTGAGGATATGAAGAAGCTCTTCGAGAAAGCCCACAGGGAGGAAGATCAGCGATACGAATTACTTCTCAGATTTCTCGCTGGCTTCTCCTCACAATCAAATCAGCTCCTTGAAGAGTTCTTGGGAGAATTTCCTTCAGAAAAGATCATACAAGTTATTGACTGGATAGGTGAAGAAGTTCATAAACAGCTTGTAAACACGAACTCCAAAGCCAGTAAAAGGAACCTCCTGAACTTGTTCCACTATTTGTTCGAGTCTCAGAATCGCCCACTTGTTAAATCCACTGTTGGATTAGTGAAAAAAGTTACATTCAGTGGACTGCAAATGAATCCCATTGACTGTGCTGTCTTGACTAATGTCATTGAGTTATGTGACACAATAAAAGAACTTGACCTGCAAAATTGCTCCATTCAATATGATGGACTCCAGTGGCTGGGACGTGGACTGCATAAATGTGAAGTGTTgag ACTGAGGgacaataaatttggagattCAGGAGTGAAACTGCTGTCTGCTGTCCTAAAGGAGCCTAACTGTAAAATACAGCAACTGAT GCTGAATGTTAACAACCTTACAGCTGATTGTACTGGAGATCTCTCCTCTGCTCTCAGTAAAAATCAATCACTGCTGGAACTGGACCTGAGTAATAACAAATTAGAAGATGCAGGGATGAAAAATCTGTCTGTTTTCTTGAAGAACCCAGACAGTAAAATACAATACCTGAG actGAATGCTAACAGTTTCACAGCTGCTTGCATCAATGATCTTTCCTCTGCCCTCAGTACAAACCAGTCACTGATATCTCTGTATCTGGGGAATAATGAGTTGGGTGATGCTGGGGTGCGACAATTCTTCAAGGATCTGAAGAACATACAGGAATTGGG TCTGGAAAATAACAATCTCTCTGCTTGCTGCATGAAGGACCTTGCTACCACTATCAGTGAGTACCAGTCACTGAGATCTCTGAACTTAAGTTGTAATAACCTGGGGGATTCAGGGCTGAAAGCACTCTCTGAAGCTCTGAAGAAACCTAACCAAAGGCTAGAGCAATTGCA TCTTTGCTCAGCTAAGCTCACAGCTTCTTGTGCCAGTGATGTTGCATCTGTGCTCAGTATAAGCTGCACACTGAAGGTTTTGGACCTGGGTGGTAATAAACTAGAAGATCACGGCATGAAATTGCTGTGTGAGGCTTTGAAGAACAACTCAAACTCTAAAATACAAACACTACA GTTATGGAAAAATTACCTTCATGATTCATGTGCTGAAGATCTTGTCTCTGGTCTCTCTGGAGTCTGCTCATTGAGGAAGCTGAACCTTTCATCTAACTTCTTTACAGACCAATCTGTTGAAAAATTCCGAACCCTCACAAGGAACTGCAGCAGCTTGAAAATTATTGA CCTGGATGATAATAAGTTCAGTTCAGAGGGGCGTGACCGCCTGCTGTCGCTGCGGAACTACAGATCCAGAATGACAGTGATTGTGTGA